The Mesorhizobium koreense genome includes a window with the following:
- the ilvD gene encoding dihydroxy-acid dehydratase, translating to MDAKAISKANLPSRHVTVGPERAPHRSFLHAMGLSAHEINQPLVGVASCWNEAAPCNISLMRQAQVVKKGVAAANGTPREFCTITVTDGIAMGHQGMKASLVSRDLIADSIELTMRGHCYDALVGLAGCDKSLPGMMMAMVRLNVPSVFIYGGSILPGSHRGRQITIQDVFEAVGQHSVGAMSDEELVEVEEAACPSAGSCGAQFTANTMATVAEAIGLALPYSCGAPAPYEMRDRFNFASGEKVMELLALNIRPRDIVTREALENAAAVVSATGGSTNGALHLPAIAHEAGIRFDLFDVARIFEKTPYIADLKPGGKYVAKDMFEAGGIPLLMKTLYEHGYLHGDCMTVTGRTIAENLEKIAWNFDQDVVRPADKPITKTGGVVGLRGNLASEGAIVKVAGMSKLRFTGPARCFDNEEDCFDAVTHRKYKEGEVLVIRYEGPKGGPGMREMLATTAALYGQGMGNKVALITDGRFSGATRGFCVGHVGPEAAVGGPIALLRDGDIITIDATTGELSVDLSDAELAARHREWKPRITDYQSGAIWKYAQTVGPARDGAVTHPGGARETHCYADI from the coding sequence ATGGACGCGAAGGCGATTTCCAAGGCGAATTTGCCCAGCCGGCACGTGACGGTTGGCCCGGAACGTGCGCCGCATCGCTCGTTCCTGCACGCCATGGGATTGTCGGCCCACGAAATCAACCAACCCCTTGTCGGCGTAGCAAGCTGCTGGAACGAGGCGGCGCCGTGCAACATCTCGCTGATGCGCCAGGCGCAGGTGGTGAAGAAGGGCGTCGCGGCCGCCAACGGCACGCCGCGCGAGTTCTGCACCATCACGGTGACCGACGGCATCGCCATGGGCCACCAGGGCATGAAGGCGTCGCTCGTCTCGCGCGACCTCATCGCCGACTCCATTGAACTCACCATGCGCGGCCATTGCTACGATGCGCTTGTGGGGCTCGCCGGCTGCGATAAATCCCTGCCGGGCATGATGATGGCGATGGTTCGGCTGAACGTGCCTTCGGTGTTCATCTATGGCGGCTCGATCCTGCCGGGCAGCCATCGCGGCCGCCAGATCACCATCCAGGACGTGTTCGAGGCGGTCGGCCAGCATTCGGTCGGCGCTATGTCCGACGAGGAACTGGTGGAGGTCGAGGAGGCGGCCTGTCCCTCCGCCGGCTCCTGCGGCGCGCAGTTCACTGCCAACACGATGGCGACGGTGGCGGAGGCGATCGGGCTGGCGCTGCCCTATTCCTGCGGCGCGCCGGCACCCTATGAGATGCGCGACCGCTTCAATTTCGCCTCGGGCGAAAAAGTGATGGAGCTTCTGGCGCTTAACATCCGCCCGCGCGACATCGTCACGCGCGAGGCGCTGGAGAACGCGGCCGCCGTGGTTTCCGCCACCGGCGGCTCGACCAATGGAGCGCTACACCTGCCGGCGATCGCGCACGAGGCCGGCATCAGGTTCGACCTCTTCGACGTCGCGCGCATCTTCGAGAAGACGCCGTACATCGCCGACCTCAAGCCGGGGGGCAAATATGTCGCCAAGGATATGTTCGAGGCCGGCGGCATCCCGCTCCTGATGAAGACGCTTTACGAGCACGGCTATCTGCACGGCGACTGCATGACGGTCACCGGCCGCACGATCGCGGAAAATCTGGAAAAAATTGCCTGGAATTTCGATCAGGACGTGGTCCGTCCCGCCGACAAGCCGATCACGAAGACCGGCGGTGTCGTCGGCCTCAGGGGCAATCTCGCCTCCGAAGGCGCGATCGTGAAAGTTGCGGGCATGTCGAAGCTGAGATTCACCGGGCCGGCGCGCTGCTTCGACAATGAGGAAGACTGTTTCGATGCGGTGACGCATCGCAAGTACAAGGAAGGCGAGGTCCTCGTCATCCGCTATGAGGGGCCGAAGGGCGGCCCCGGCATGCGCGAGATGCTGGCCACGACCGCGGCGCTTTACGGACAGGGCATGGGCAACAAGGTGGCGCTCATCACCGATGGACGCTTCTCCGGCGCCACGCGCGGCTTCTGCGTCGGCCATGTCGGGCCGGAGGCGGCGGTCGGCGGCCCGATCGCGCTTCTGCGCGACGGCGACATCATCACCATCGATGCCACGACCGGCGAGTTGTCGGTGGATTTGAGCGACGCGGAGCTTGCCGCGCGCCATAGGGAATGGAAGCCGCGCATCACGGACTACCAGTCCGGCGCGATTTGGAAATATGCCCAGACGGTCGGCCCGGCGCGCGACGGCGCCGTCACCCATCCGGGCGGGGCAAGAGAAACGCACTGCTATGCCGACATCTAG
- the xth gene encoding exodeoxyribonuclease III: MKIATWNINGVKARIGNLLHWLQESTPDIACLQEIKSVDDQFPRAEIEALGYHVETHGQKGFNGVALLSKLRFDEVNRGLPGDDSDEQARFIEGVFSTSSGALRVVSLYLPNGNPVDTEKFPYKLGWMERMNRWAGERLALEEPLVLAGDYNVIPEAADARHPENWLGDALFQPETRQNFRRLANLGFSDAVRSVTDAADTYTFWDYQGGAWQKNNGIRIDHLMLSPEAANHLVSASVEKHVRTWEKPSDHVPVAIELSLEQAA, translated from the coding sequence ATGAAAATCGCCACCTGGAACATAAACGGCGTCAAGGCGCGTATCGGTAACCTCCTGCACTGGCTGCAGGAGAGCACGCCGGACATCGCCTGCCTGCAGGAAATAAAGTCGGTGGACGACCAGTTTCCACGCGCCGAGATCGAAGCGCTCGGCTACCATGTCGAGACGCACGGGCAGAAGGGTTTCAATGGCGTCGCGCTTTTATCCAAGTTGCGCTTCGACGAGGTCAATCGCGGCCTTCCGGGCGACGACAGCGATGAACAGGCGCGTTTCATCGAAGGCGTTTTCTCGACTTCCTCCGGGGCGCTCAGGGTCGTTTCGCTCTACCTGCCGAACGGCAACCCGGTCGACACCGAGAAATTCCCCTACAAGCTCGGTTGGATGGAGCGGATGAACCGCTGGGCCGGCGAGCGGCTCGCGCTGGAGGAGCCGCTGGTGCTTGCCGGCGACTACAACGTCATCCCCGAAGCGGCGGACGCAAGGCATCCCGAGAACTGGCTCGGCGACGCGCTGTTCCAGCCCGAGACGCGGCAGAACTTCCGCCGCCTTGCTAATCTCGGCTTTTCGGACGCCGTCCGTTCGGTGACGGATGCGGCGGACACCTACACTTTCTGGGACTATCAGGGCGGCGCCTGGCAGAAGAACAACGGCATCCGCATCGACCATCTGATGCTGTCTCCGGAGGCCGCGAACCATCTGGTCTCCGCCTCGGTCGAGAAGCATGTCCGTACATGGGAAAAGCCTTCGGACCACGTCCCGGTGGCGATCGAGCTGAGCCTGGAGCAGGCGGCGTAG
- a CDS encoding MFS transporter, translating to MSGSGNIAVLLATTWAFTICFAVWMMFGVTGIPISEQLGLSSTEFGLLTATPVLTGALFRLPLGIWTDRLGGRRLMLALLIGCAIPVWISSYATALWHFILLGLALGLVGASFSVGTPYVARFFPKEKRGFAMGFFGAGTVGAALNMFIAPWLIDAYGWQMVPKVYAVALIVTAAIFWVFSAPDPARAANSPSMLSQLQVLRDPRVWKYCQYYSIVFGGFTALSIWMPQYFKSEYGLSIAQASLLAVCFALPAGAFRAFGGWLSDRFGAHNVTWWVLWIAWICLFLLSYPKTDLTIHTIREPISFGIALPTWLFTMLLFVLGIAFACGMASTFKYIGDDFSENMGAVAGIVGMVGGLGGFLLPIMFGAILDRLGFNSSCFMLLYGIVWVSLTLNYLTEVRRAPVMGENVMGEKTAPSSVSEA from the coding sequence ATGTCGGGATCCGGGAACATTGCGGTTCTGCTCGCGACCACTTGGGCGTTCACCATCTGCTTCGCCGTGTGGATGATGTTCGGTGTGACCGGCATCCCGATCAGCGAGCAGCTTGGCCTCAGTTCGACCGAGTTCGGTCTGCTTACCGCCACCCCGGTGCTCACCGGCGCACTCTTCCGCCTCCCCCTCGGTATCTGGACGGACCGGCTCGGCGGCCGCCGGCTGATGCTGGCGCTGCTCATCGGCTGCGCGATTCCCGTCTGGATTTCCTCCTACGCCACGGCGTTGTGGCATTTCATCCTGCTCGGCCTCGCACTCGGGCTGGTCGGCGCCTCCTTCTCGGTCGGCACGCCCTATGTGGCGCGCTTCTTCCCGAAGGAAAAGCGCGGCTTCGCCATGGGCTTCTTCGGCGCAGGCACGGTGGGCGCGGCGCTCAATATGTTCATAGCGCCATGGCTGATCGACGCCTATGGCTGGCAGATGGTGCCGAAGGTCTATGCCGTCGCGCTGATCGTGACGGCGGCGATCTTCTGGGTCTTTTCCGCGCCCGATCCAGCGCGGGCCGCAAACTCGCCGTCGATGCTCTCGCAGCTTCAGGTGCTGCGCGATCCGCGCGTGTGGAAATATTGCCAGTATTATTCGATCGTTTTCGGCGGCTTCACGGCGCTGTCGATCTGGATGCCGCAGTATTTCAAGTCGGAATATGGGCTTTCGATCGCGCAGGCCTCGCTGCTCGCCGTCTGCTTCGCGCTGCCGGCAGGCGCCTTCCGTGCGTTCGGCGGTTGGCTTTCCGACCGTTTCGGGGCGCATAACGTTACCTGGTGGGTGCTGTGGATCGCCTGGATCTGCCTGTTCCTGCTCTCCTATCCGAAGACCGACCTGACCATCCATACGATCCGCGAACCGATCAGCTTCGGCATCGCGCTGCCGACATGGCTGTTCACCATGCTGCTTTTCGTGCTCGGCATCGCGTTCGCCTGCGGCATGGCCTCGACCTTCAAATATATCGGCGACGATTTCTCGGAGAACATGGGCGCGGTGGCGGGCATCGTCGGCATGGTGGGCGGCCTCGGCGGCTTTCTCCTGCCGATCATGTTCGGCGCCATCCTCGACCGACTCGGCTTCAACTCAAGCTGCTTCATGCTGCTTTACGGCATCGTGTGGGTGTCGCTCACCCTGAATTACCTGACCGAGGTGCGGCGCGCGCCTGTCATGGGGGAAAATGTCATGGGCGAGAAGACAGCCCCCTCCTCAGTATCGGAAGCCTGA
- a CDS encoding nitrate reductase subunit alpha: MSHFLERLTYLSRRRESFADGHGELRDEDRMWEEGYRQRWQHDKIVRSTHGVNCTGSCSWKIYVKSGVVTWETQQTDYPRTRPGMPNHEPRGCSRGASYSWYLYSASRIKYPMIRGRLVKAWREARKTLGPVEAWAAITADEKTAKAYKAIRGRGGFVRSTWAEATEMIAAANVHTIRKWGPDRVVGFSPIPAMSMVSYASGARYLSLIGGTLLSFYDWYCDLPPSSPQTWGEQTDVPESADWYNSGYIIAWGSNVPQTRTPDAHFFVEARYNGTNVVAVTPDYSEVAKLSDLWLHPKQGTDAALAMAMGHVVLKEFFLDRKTPYFEDYCRRLTDLPMLVRLRKDGDRFVPDRYLRHSDLVGEKKSRRKTPKSDRAAWKTVAVAEESGDLVVPQGSIGYRWPADGEPKGRWNLEEKDGETGTDVRLGLTLIDRRDDVLPVAFPYFGGTPHPHFAGNDQGGDVLLRNVPVRRIKLADGESYVATVFDLLCANYGLDRGLGGDCAKGFDDNVPYTPAWQEKITGVSAAHAIEVARGFAKNAEKTKGRSMVIIGAGMNHWYHQDMGYRSIINMLMLCGTVGVSGGGWAHYVGQEKLRPQTGWTMLAFALDWVRPPRHMNGTSFFYAHSDQWRYEKLDVSELLSPLADPAPYRGSMIDLNVKAERMGWLPSAPQLNVNPLTLATEAEKAGSEVKDHVVAGLKSGELAMACEDPDNPVNFPRNLFIWRSNLFGSSGKGHEYFLRHFLGTRHGLQGKDLGEEGREKPAEVEWRDPAPEGKLDLVVTLDFRMSTSCLYSDIVLPTATWYEKNDLNTSDMHPFIHPLSAAVDPVWESKSDWETYKAIAKRFSELSEGHLGVERDVVLTPVQHDTPAELAQPFEVQDWKKGECDLVPGVTAPQIAVVERDYPNTYRRYTALGPLADKLGNGGKGISWNTETEVKGLGALDRRVNDGGPTDDRPRIDSDIDAAETIMYLAPETNGEVAVKAWQALGKITGRNHVHLADTRKDEKIRFRDIQAQPRKIISSPTWSGIESEHVSYTAGYTNVNELIPWRTITGRQQFYQDHRWFRDFGESLAVYRPPIDTRTANAMLGKKANDEKEIVLNFITPHQKWGIHSTYTDNLIMLTLSRGGPIVWISETDAKKAGIVDNDWIELFNLNGAIAARAVVSQRVQEGMCMMYHAQEKIVNVPGSQITGQRGGIHNSVTRTVLKPTHMVGGYAQLSYGFNYYGTVGSNRDEFVVLRKLVKVEWLDRSNPVDPIAEEAAS; encoded by the coding sequence ATGAGCCACTTCCTCGAACGCCTCACCTACCTTTCCCGGCGGCGCGAATCCTTCGCCGACGGCCATGGCGAGTTGCGCGACGAGGACCGCATGTGGGAGGAAGGCTACCGACAGCGTTGGCAGCACGACAAGATCGTGCGGTCCACCCACGGCGTGAACTGCACCGGCTCCTGCTCGTGGAAAATCTACGTCAAGAGCGGTGTCGTCACTTGGGAAACGCAGCAGACAGACTATCCGCGCACCCGTCCGGGCATGCCGAACCACGAGCCGCGCGGCTGTTCGCGCGGCGCCTCCTATAGCTGGTATCTCTATAGCGCCAGCCGCATCAAATACCCGATGATACGCGGCCGCCTCGTCAAGGCGTGGCGCGAGGCACGCAAGACGCTCGGACCGGTCGAGGCGTGGGCCGCCATAACCGCCGACGAGAAGACGGCGAAAGCCTACAAGGCGATCCGCGGTCGCGGCGGTTTCGTGCGCTCGACATGGGCCGAGGCGACCGAGATGATCGCTGCCGCCAATGTCCATACGATCAGGAAATGGGGCCCGGACCGTGTCGTCGGCTTCTCGCCGATCCCGGCCATGTCGATGGTCTCCTATGCTTCGGGCGCGCGGTATCTCAGCCTCATCGGCGGCACGCTTCTGTCCTTCTACGACTGGTATTGCGACCTGCCACCCTCCTCCCCGCAGACCTGGGGCGAGCAGACCGACGTGCCGGAATCGGCCGACTGGTACAATTCCGGCTACATCATCGCCTGGGGCTCCAACGTGCCGCAGACGCGCACGCCCGACGCGCATTTCTTCGTCGAGGCGCGTTACAACGGCACCAATGTCGTCGCCGTCACGCCCGACTATTCCGAGGTGGCGAAGCTCTCGGATCTCTGGCTGCATCCCAAGCAGGGCACGGACGCCGCGCTCGCCATGGCGATGGGTCATGTCGTGCTCAAGGAATTCTTCCTAGACCGCAAGACGCCATATTTCGAGGATTACTGCCGCCGCCTGACCGACCTGCCGATGCTGGTGCGGCTGAGGAAGGACGGCGACCGCTTCGTGCCCGACCGCTATTTGCGCCATAGCGACCTCGTTGGCGAGAAAAAGTCGCGCCGCAAGACGCCGAAGTCCGACCGCGCCGCCTGGAAGACGGTGGCTGTGGCTGAGGAAAGCGGCGACCTCGTCGTGCCGCAGGGCTCGATCGGCTATCGCTGGCCAGCAGACGGCGAGCCCAAGGGCCGCTGGAACCTCGAAGAGAAGGACGGCGAGACCGGCACAGACGTCAGGCTCGGCCTCACCCTCATCGACCGGCGCGACGATGTGCTGCCGGTCGCCTTCCCCTATTTCGGCGGTACGCCGCATCCGCATTTCGCCGGCAACGACCAGGGCGGCGACGTGCTTTTGCGCAACGTGCCGGTGCGACGCATCAAGCTCGCCGACGGCGAGAGCTACGTGGCAACCGTGTTCGACCTCCTTTGCGCCAATTACGGGCTCGACCGCGGCCTTGGCGGTGATTGCGCCAAGGGCTTCGACGACAATGTGCCCTACACGCCCGCCTGGCAGGAGAAAATCACCGGCGTCTCGGCCGCCCATGCGATCGAGGTCGCGCGCGGCTTCGCGAAGAATGCCGAGAAGACCAAGGGCCGCTCGATGGTCATCATCGGGGCAGGCATGAACCACTGGTACCACCAGGACATGGGCTACCGCTCGATCATCAACATGCTGATGCTATGCGGGACCGTGGGCGTCTCCGGGGGCGGCTGGGCGCATTACGTCGGGCAGGAGAAGCTCAGGCCGCAGACCGGCTGGACCATGCTCGCCTTCGCGCTCGACTGGGTACGGCCGCCGCGCCACATGAACGGCACCTCCTTCTTCTACGCGCATTCCGACCAGTGGCGCTACGAGAAGCTCGACGTGTCGGAACTGCTGTCGCCGCTTGCCGACCCGGCGCCCTACCGTGGCTCGATGATCGACCTGAACGTCAAGGCCGAGCGCATGGGCTGGCTGCCCTCGGCACCGCAACTCAACGTCAATCCGCTGACGCTCGCAACCGAGGCGGAGAAAGCGGGCAGCGAGGTCAAGGACCATGTCGTCGCCGGCCTGAAATCCGGCGAGCTTGCCATGGCCTGCGAGGACCCTGACAATCCGGTCAACTTCCCGCGCAACCTGTTCATCTGGCGCTCGAACCTTTTCGGCTCTTCGGGCAAAGGGCACGAATATTTCCTGCGCCATTTTCTCGGCACGCGGCACGGCCTGCAAGGCAAGGACCTCGGCGAGGAAGGCCGCGAGAAGCCGGCCGAGGTCGAGTGGCGCGACCCGGCGCCGGAAGGCAAGCTCGACCTCGTGGTGACGCTCGATTTCCGCATGTCGACGAGTTGCCTCTACTCCGACATCGTGCTGCCGACCGCCACCTGGTACGAGAAGAACGACCTCAACACCTCCGACATGCACCCCTTCATCCATCCACTCTCGGCGGCGGTGGATCCGGTATGGGAATCAAAGAGCGACTGGGAGACCTACAAGGCGATCGCGAAGCGCTTTTCCGAACTGTCGGAAGGCCATCTCGGCGTCGAGCGCGATGTGGTGCTGACCCCCGTCCAGCACGACACGCCGGCCGAGCTTGCCCAGCCCTTCGAGGTGCAGGACTGGAAGAAGGGCGAATGCGATCTCGTGCCAGGCGTCACCGCGCCGCAGATTGCGGTGGTCGAGCGCGACTACCCCAACACATACCGCCGCTATACCGCGCTCGGGCCGCTCGCCGACAAGCTCGGCAATGGCGGCAAGGGCATCTCGTGGAACACCGAGACCGAGGTGAAAGGGCTTGGGGCGCTGGACCGTCGCGTCAACGACGGCGGGCCGACCGACGACCGGCCGCGCATCGACAGCGACATCGATGCCGCCGAAACCATCATGTATCTCGCGCCGGAAACCAACGGCGAGGTGGCAGTTAAGGCGTGGCAGGCGCTGGGGAAAATCACCGGGCGCAACCACGTCCATCTTGCCGACACCCGAAAAGACGAGAAAATCCGCTTCCGCGACATCCAGGCGCAGCCGCGCAAGATCATCTCCTCGCCGACATGGTCCGGCATCGAGAGCGAGCACGTCTCCTATACGGCCGGCTACACGAACGTGAACGAGCTTATCCCGTGGCGCACCATAACCGGCCGCCAGCAATTCTATCAGGATCATCGCTGGTTCCGCGATTTCGGCGAAAGCCTCGCCGTCTACCGACCGCCGATCGATACGCGCACGGCCAATGCCATGCTCGGCAAGAAGGCGAACGACGAAAAAGAAATCGTCCTCAACTTCATCACCCCGCACCAGAAATGGGGAATCCACTCCACTTATACCGACAATCTCATCATGCTGACGCTGTCGCGCGGCGGGCCGATCGTGTGGATATCGGAGACGGACGCGAAGAAAGCCGGCATCGTCGACAATGACTGGATCGAACTCTTCAACCTGAACGGTGCGATCGCAGCGCGTGCCGTGGTCAGCCAGCGTGTCCAGGAAGGCATGTGCATGATGTACCATGCGCAGGAAAAGATCGTGAACGTGCCGGGATCGCAGATCACCGGCCAGCGCGGCGGCATCCACAATTCGGTGACGCGCACGGTCTTGAAACCCACCCACATGGTCGGCGGCTACGCGCAGCTTTCCTACGGCTTCAATTACTACGGGACGGTCGGCTCCAACCGCGACGAGTTCGTCGTGCTGCGCAAACTTGTCAAGGTCGAGTGGCTCGACCGCTCCAATCCCGTCGATCCGATTGCCGAGGAGGCCGCATCATGA
- a CDS encoding nucleobase:cation symporter-2 family protein, translating to MSSPTHSLDEVLPAPRLFVLGLQHVLVMYAGAIAVPLIIGRALKLAPEDVAFLISADLFVCGIASILQSLGATQWFGIKLPVMMGVTFAAVGPMVAMAVAHSGTDGARMIFGAIIGAGIITMLIAPFVSRMLRFFPPVVTGTIILVIGVSLMKIGISWIFGLPVGPTAPKIVSPEHAAWLKAVTDAAGAAGSAVPAPPAGVALAPSLPNPAYAPLQNIVLSLVVLAIVIGVARFTKGFLSNIAVLIGIIAGGVIAAGLGLMHFEKVASAAWFAPIRPFHFGMPIFDPVLIATMVLVMIVVMIESTGMFLALGEMTGKKVTQPMLSSGLRMDGLGTLLGGIFNTFPYTSFSQNVGLVGVTGIRSRFVCVAGGVILIVLGLIPKMGALVEALPTVVLGGAGIVMFGMVAATGIRILGAVDFKGNRNNLFVVAIALGFGMIPELAPSFNIWLPKVIAPLIGSGILLASVASVILNLVFNGATGKADDLRTAAMSAEA from the coding sequence ATGTCATCGCCAACGCACTCCTTGGACGAGGTGTTGCCTGCTCCACGTCTTTTCGTACTCGGCCTGCAGCATGTTCTCGTCATGTATGCCGGCGCAATCGCCGTGCCGCTCATCATCGGCCGGGCATTGAAACTCGCGCCGGAGGATGTCGCGTTCCTCATCTCGGCCGACCTTTTCGTATGCGGCATCGCGTCGATCCTGCAATCGCTGGGCGCGACGCAGTGGTTCGGCATCAAGCTGCCGGTGATGATGGGCGTCACGTTCGCGGCTGTCGGACCGATGGTCGCGATGGCGGTTGCGCATTCAGGCACCGACGGCGCGCGCATGATCTTCGGCGCCATCATCGGCGCGGGCATCATCACCATGCTGATCGCGCCTTTCGTCAGCCGGATGCTGCGCTTCTTCCCGCCTGTGGTGACCGGCACCATCATTCTCGTCATCGGGGTGTCTCTGATGAAGATCGGCATCAGTTGGATCTTTGGACTGCCGGTCGGGCCGACCGCACCGAAGATCGTGTCGCCGGAGCATGCGGCATGGCTGAAGGCGGTAACGGACGCCGCCGGCGCGGCCGGTTCGGCCGTGCCTGCGCCGCCGGCGGGCGTGGCGCTCGCGCCGTCGCTGCCCAATCCCGCCTATGCGCCGCTGCAGAACATCGTGCTTTCGCTGGTCGTGCTGGCGATCGTCATAGGTGTCGCGCGTTTCACAAAGGGGTTCCTGTCCAACATCGCCGTCCTCATCGGCATCATCGCGGGCGGGGTCATTGCCGCCGGACTCGGCCTGATGCATTTCGAGAAGGTGGCGAGTGCAGCCTGGTTCGCGCCGATCCGGCCGTTCCATTTCGGCATGCCGATCTTCGACCCGGTTCTCATCGCCACCATGGTGCTGGTGATGATCGTCGTCATGATCGAATCGACCGGCATGTTCCTGGCGCTTGGCGAGATGACGGGCAAGAAAGTGACGCAACCCATGCTTTCCTCGGGCTTGAGGATGGACGGTCTTGGCACGCTGCTCGGCGGCATCTTCAACACCTTCCCCTATACGAGCTTCTCGCAGAATGTCGGGCTGGTCGGCGTGACCGGTATCAGGAGCCGCTTCGTCTGCGTCGCCGGCGGCGTGATCCTGATCGTGCTCGGCCTTATCCCGAAGATGGGCGCGCTTGTGGAAGCCCTGCCGACGGTCGTGCTCGGCGGCGCCGGCATCGTTATGTTCGGCATGGTGGCGGCGACGGGCATCCGCATACTGGGCGCCGTCGATTTCAAGGGCAACCGCAACAACCTTTTCGTCGTGGCAATCGCGCTTGGCTTCGGCATGATCCCGGAACTTGCACCGAGCTTCAACATCTGGCTGCCGAAGGTGATCGCGCCGCTGATCGGTTCGGGCATCCTGCTGGCCTCGGTCGCTTCGGTGATCCTGAACCTCGTGTTCAACGGCGCGACCGGCAAGGCCGACGATCTGCGCACCGCCGCGATGTCGGCAGAGGCCTAG
- a CDS encoding tetratricopeptide repeat protein, which yields MPTSSPKRAALFVTIMAAAIAVSGFAHAFDAKSIEKEKKSPWAVFRLGFSAYKKGDKEEAVEAYRYAADKGQVGASWKLAKMYADGDGVERDDYQAYKFFRQIVEDDVRPGSPDESYVSDALVALGNYSRTGIPDSPVSPDLSAAQDFYMRAAATYRNPVAQFELGKMFLNGDGVKASIKQAGRWLQLAAEKGHAGAQATLGNLLFQSGKIVRGLAMMTEALSHAPASDLPWIRQMQEEAFALAGEGDRRTAIALADSMREGDSDGK from the coding sequence ATGCCGACATCTAGCCCGAAGCGGGCCGCCCTTTTCGTAACGATCATGGCCGCCGCGATTGCGGTGAGCGGGTTTGCGCACGCCTTCGACGCCAAGAGCATCGAGAAAGAGAAGAAGAGCCCCTGGGCCGTCTTCCGCCTCGGTTTCTCCGCCTACAAGAAGGGCGACAAGGAGGAGGCCGTCGAGGCCTACCGCTACGCCGCCGACAAGGGGCAGGTGGGGGCGAGCTGGAAGCTGGCGAAGATGTACGCCGACGGCGATGGCGTGGAGCGTGACGATTACCAGGCCTATAAATTCTTCCGGCAGATCGTCGAGGACGATGTCCGGCCCGGCAGCCCGGACGAAAGCTATGTATCCGACGCGCTGGTCGCGCTCGGCAATTATTCCCGGACCGGCATCCCCGACTCGCCCGTATCGCCCGACCTTTCCGCCGCGCAGGACTTCTACATGCGTGCCGCTGCCACCTACCGCAATCCGGTGGCGCAGTTCGAACTCGGCAAGATGTTCCTCAACGGCGACGGCGTGAAGGCCTCGATCAAGCAGGCCGGGCGCTGGCTGCAGCTTGCCGCCGAAAAGGGCCATGCCGGCGCACAGGCCACGCTCGGCAATCTGCTCTTCCAGAGCGGCAAGATCGTGCGAGGACTTGCGATGATGACCGAGGCGCTGAGCCACGCCCCGGCGTCCGACCTGCCATGGATCCGCCAGATGCAGGAGGAAGCCTTCGCGCTTGCCGGAGAAGGCGACCGGCGCACGGCGATCGCGCTTGCCGACAGCATGCGCGAGGGCGATAGCGACGGCAAATAG
- a CDS encoding DUF899 domain-containing protein: MQPHNIVSQDDWFQAHKAHLAREKAFTRERDKLSEERRRLPWVKVEKEYLFDTAEGRKTLSDLFKGRSQLLVYHFMFGPGADYRCKGCSFLCDHIDGAEQHLRNHDISLVVASRAPLAEFLPYKERMGWKFDWVSSGPSDFNFDFQVSFSEEQVASGSVVYNFQDFETGPDFISRDWPGITAFYKDEDGTIYCTFMARARGGDILIGAYNWLDMAPLGRNETHPNTMNWLRLHDEYDEQPAVSI, encoded by the coding sequence ATGCAGCCACACAACATCGTATCCCAGGACGACTGGTTTCAGGCGCATAAGGCACATCTGGCGCGCGAGAAGGCGTTCACGCGCGAACGCGACAAACTGTCGGAAGAGCGCCGCCGGCTGCCGTGGGTGAAAGTCGAGAAAGAATATCTCTTCGACACGGCCGAGGGCCGCAAGACGCTCTCCGACCTGTTCAAGGGCCGCAGCCAGTTACTCGTTTATCACTTCATGTTCGGCCCCGGTGCCGACTATCGTTGCAAGGGCTGCTCGTTCCTGTGCGACCACATCGACGGCGCCGAACAGCATCTGAGAAACCACGATATCTCGCTGGTCGTGGCCTCGCGTGCGCCGCTCGCCGAATTCCTTCCCTACAAGGAGCGGATGGGCTGGAAATTCGACTGGGTGTCATCTGGCCCGAGCGACTTCAATTTCGACTTCCAGGTGTCGTTCTCGGAAGAACAGGTCGCTTCGGGATCTGTCGTCTACAATTTCCAGGATTTCGAAACCGGGCCCGACTTCATCTCAAGGGATTGGCCAGGCATAACCGCCTTCTACAAGGACGAGGACGGGACCATCTACTGCACGTTCATGGCGCGTGCGCGTGGCGGCGACATCCTGATCGGCGCCTATAACTGGCTCGACATGGCACCGCTCGGCCGCAACGAAACGCACCCGAATACGATGAACTGGTTGCGCCTCCATGATGAATATGACGAGCAACCGGCTGTAAGCATCTGA